In Malus sylvestris chromosome 16, drMalSylv7.2, whole genome shotgun sequence, the following are encoded in one genomic region:
- the LOC126607596 gene encoding DEAD-box ATP-dependent RNA helicase 40-like isoform X2 — translation MATEEPAGPRYAPDDPTLPNPWKGLIDGSTGLLYYWNPETNVTQYEKPASLPPPLPSGPPPATATPKLAAIPVAHSVQPKGVMPQDGQQITQAPQQHGSQVSQFSQQHGHLMAQQMNPTSYAQQQGSQMAQPGHQQSSLLGQAMQQHGQMMQHPGQQMPQPQVHQGQQMPQQLGQHTPQGHASQGQQRLQQLGQHTPQSHGSQMHPFAHQQMHYRPYQQSIPPQGQQSPQPQTLHSAQAQPLANQQEYKAAFPQREEDDFQQRNQIGVSPSRFQQAGASSVQNLPTGTNPVQMPQRSVHQGPTQQFGGPLGNMQHPSSFGHLQQPGADLAHHQHGSRFQSQMDPAMIHGQQSNVPPVGLRMGHENNFHGRGGNDYYFNSNNEGTTGPQQPKLASIPIAKSQQEMSGGPPFQNATPGHSMHNVYSHATGAPPFPNNSLVKPPYVRPTSLTSLSPVEVYRQQHEVTASGDNVPAPFMTFEDTGFPPEILREIHAAGFASPTPIQAQTWPIALQSRDIVAIAKTGSGKTLGYLMPAFILLRQRHNNSQNGPTVLVLAPTRELATQIQDEVLKFGRASRVSCTCLYGGALKGPQLKELDRGADIVVATPGRLNDILEMKKIDFQQVSLLVLDEADRMLDMGFEPQIRKIVDQIPPNRQTLMYTATWPKEVRKIASDLLVNPVQVNIGSVNELAANKSITQYVEVVPQMEKQRRLEQILRSQEQGSKIIVFCSTKRLCDQIARSIGRTFGAAAIHGDKSQGERDWVLNQFRSGKSPVLVATDVAARGLDIKDIRVVVNYDFPTGVEDYVHRIGRTGRAGATGVSYTFFSEQDWKYAADLIKVLEGANQQVPPEVREIALRGGPGFGKDRNPMNRFDSGGPVNGAAGRWDSGGRDGIRDGGFGGRGSMRDGGFGGRGGFGGRGGMRDGNFGGRGSMRDGNFGGRGGPRDGAGSGRGGRGDFFSGPGNRGRGFGGPGGGNVGRGRNGSGPQDRFNSMDGRGGRGRGRFDNRVDFPDRSRGRNYSRSPDRVRTWDINRSRSRSRSRSISRSRSRSWTRSRSRSRSWSRGRSRSYSHSRSHSRNRSRSPSYERYERPPRVSKFDMKDPVPESVVPPVPEMVPTSPETQVNVYPDTKPKLPVVEQTGLVDTQGGGGDPSHHSLI, via the exons ATGGCAACAGAGGAGCCGGCTGGTCCACGGTATGCGCCAGATGATCCTACACTGCCTAATCCGTGGAAGGGTTTGATTGATGGTAGCACGGGTTTGTTATACTACTGGAATCCTGAAACTAACGTTACCCAGTATGAAAAACCGGCTTCTTTGCCTCCGCCCTTGCCATCAGGCCCGCCTCCTGCTACTGCCACACCAAAGCTGGCTGCAATTCCTGTTGCTCATTCAGTGCAACCGAAGGGAGTGATGCCTCAGGATGGACAGCAGATAACGCAAGCTCCACAACAGCACGGGTCGCAAGTGAGCCAGTTTTCTCAACAGCATGGACATCTAATGGCACAACAGATGAATCCGACATCATATGCTCAACAGCAGGGCTCACAAATGGCTCAACCTGGACATCAACAGAGTTCACTATTGGGACAGGCCATGCAACAGCATGGGCAAATGATGCAGCATCCGGGTCAGCAAATGCCCCAGCCGCAAGTGCATCAAGGGCAGCAAATGCCTCAGCAACTGGGACAACACACACCACAGGGTCATGCGTCACAAGGGCAGCAAAGGCTTCAACAACTGGGACAACACACACCACAGAGTCATGGGTCACAAATGCATCCGTTTGCACATCAGCAGATGCATTATAGGCCTTATCAGCAAAGCATTCCTCCCCAAGGGCAACAGAGTCCACAACCGCAAACTCTGCATAGTGCACAAGCGCAACCACTGGCAAATCAACAAGAATATAAAGCTGCATTCCCCCAGAGGGAGGAAGATGATTTTCAACAAAGAAATCAAATTGGTGTTTCTCCATCCCGGTTTCAACAAGCGGGAGCCTCATCTGTGCAGAATCTTCCTACTGGGACCAATCCAGTACAAATGCCACAGAGGTCTGTTCATCAAGGCCCAACCCAACAATTTGGCGGCCCCTTGGGAAACATGCAACATCCTTCCTCTTTTGGTCACTTGCAGCAACCAGGGGCTGATTTGGCTCACCATCAACATGGTTCTAGGTTCCAAAGTCAAATGGACCCAGCAATGATACACGGTCAGCAGTCAAATGTGCCTCCTGTTGGATTAAGAATGGGTCATGAAAATAATTTCCATGGTCGAGGTGGAAATGACTATTACTTCAATAGTAACAATGAAGGGACGACAGGTCCTCAGCAGCCCAAGCTTGCATCTATTCCGATTGCTAAAAGCCAGCAG gagATGAGTGGTGGCCCTCCATTTCAAAATGCTACACCTG GTCATTCCATGCATAACGTGTACAGTCATGCAACAGGTGCTCCACCATTCCCAAATAACTCTTTGGTGAAGCCCCCTTATGTCAGACCTACAAGTCTTACTAGTCTCTCACCTGTTGAAGTTTATCGTCAACAACATGAAGTTACTGCATCG GGTGACAATGTACCTGCACCATTCATGACATTTGAAGACACTGGTTTTCCTCCAGAGATATTGAGAGAG ATTCATGCTGCTGGCTTCGCATCTCCCACGCCAATTCAGGCACAAACATGGCCAATTGCTCTTCAAAGTAGGGATATAGTTGCAATTGCAAAAACTGGTTCCGGAAAAACTTTGGGCTATTTGATGCCTGCATTCATTCTTCTTAGACAACGCCATAATAATTCTCAGAATGGCCCAACAGTCCTGGTTTTGGCCCCAACACGGGAGCTTGCAACACAGATACAAGATGAGGTTTTGAAATTTGGGCGAGCTTCTAGGGTATCTTGCACG TGCCTGTATGGTGGAGCTCTGAAGGGCCCTCAGCTAAAAGAGTTAGATCGTGGAGCAGACATAGTGGTGGCAACTCCTGGTCGTCTTAATGACATACTGGAAATGAAGAAAATTGATTTTCAGCAAGTTTCTCTACTTGTACTTGATGAAGCAGATCGAATGCTTGACATGGGTTTTGAACCTCAAATCCGTAAAATCGTGGATCAAATACCCCCGAACAGACAAACTCTTATGTACACAGCAACATGGCCCAAAGAAGTAAGAAAGATAGCAAGTGATCTTCTTGTTAATCCTGTACAAGTGAATATTGGCAGCGTTAATGAGCTTGCTGCAAACAAGTCTATCACACAG TACGTTGAAGTTGTCCCACAAATGGAGAAGCAAAGGCGTTTGGAGCAGATCCTGAGATCCCAAGAACAAGGTTCTAAGATCATTGTCTTTTGTTCCACCAAGAGGTTGTGTGATCAGATTGCACGTAGTATTGGACGCACTTTTGGGGCTGCTGCAATTCACGGGGACAAGTCTCAAGGTGAGCGAGACTGGGTTTTAAATCAGTTCCGGAGTGGAAAATCCCCGGTATTAGTTGCCACTGACGTTGCTGCTCGTGGGCTTGACATCAAAGATATAAG GGTGGTGGTAAACTATGATTTCCCTACTGGTGTTGAAGACTATGTTCACCGAATTGGAAGAACTGGGAGGGCTGGCGCAACGGGGGTGTCATACACCTTTTTCTCTGAGCAAGACTGGAAATATGCAGCTGATTTGATTAAAGTTCTGGAGGGAGCTAACCAGCAAGTGCCTCCAGAGGTGCGAGAGATTGCTCTACGTGGTGGGCCTGGTTTTGGCAAGGATAGGAATCCAATGAACCGTTTTGATTCTGGTGGGCCTGTTAATGGTGCTGCTGGCCGTTGGGATTCCGGTGGCCGTGATGGAATTAGGGATGGGGGTTTTGGTGGTCGTGGCAGTATGAGGGATGGGGGCTTTGGAGGTCGTGGTGGTTTTGGTGGTCGTGGCGGCATGCGAGATGGCAACTTTGGCGGTCGTGGCAGCATGCGAGATGGCAACTTTGGCGGTCGTGGGGGCCCTAGGGACGGTGCTGGTAGCGGCCGTGGTGGGAGAGGCGATTTCTTTTCTGGGCCTGGAAACAGGGGGCGAGGATTTGGTGGTCCTGGTGGTGGTAATGTTGGTCGGGGTAGAAATGGCAGTGGCCCACAAGATCGGTTCAACAGTATGGATGGCCGTGGGGGACGTGGACGGGGACGATTTGATAATAGAGTTGATTTTCCTGACAGGAGCAGAGGCAGGAACTATAGCCGTAGCCCTGACAGAGTTCGAACATGGGATATTAACAGAAGCAGAAGCCGGAGTCGAAGCCGCAGCATTAGCCGGAGTAGGAGTCGGAGCTGGACCAGGAGTCGGAGTCGTAGCCGGAGCTGGTCCCGTGGCCGTAGCCGCAGCTACAGCCATAGCCGAAGTCATAGTCGCAACCGTAGTCGGAGCCCCAGTTATGAAAGATATGAGAGGCCGCCACGCGtgtcaaaatttgatatgaaggaTCCTGTTCCCGAATCTGTGGTTCCACCTGTACCAGAGATGGTTCCTACGTCCCCAGAGACACAAGTCAATGTATATCCAGACACCAAGCCGAAACTGCCAGTGGTTGAGCAAACGGGGCTAGTGGATACACAGGGCGGAGGAGGAGACCCTTCCCATCACTCATTGATTTAA
- the LOC126607596 gene encoding DEAD-box ATP-dependent RNA helicase 40-like isoform X1: MATEEPAGPRYAPDDPTLPNPWKGLIDGSTGLLYYWNPETNVTQYEKPASLPPPLPSGPPPATATPKLAAIPVAHSVQPKGVMPQDGQQITQAPQQHGSQVSQFSQQHGHLMAQQMNPTSYAQQQGSQMAQPGHQQSSLLGQAMQQHGQMMQHPGQQMPQPQVHQGQQMPQQLGQHTPQGHASQGQQRLQQLGQHTPQSHGSQMHPFAHQQMHYRPYQQSIPPQGQQSPQPQTLHSAQAQPLANQQEYKAAFPQREEDDFQQRNQIGVSPSRFQQAGASSVQNLPTGTNPVQMPQRSVHQGPTQQFGGPLGNMQHPSSFGHLQQPGADLAHHQHGSRFQSQMDPAMIHGQQSNVPPVGLRMGHENNFHGRGGNDYYFNSNNEGTTGPQQPKLASIPIAKSQQEMSGGPPFQNATPGHSNALNTMPGHSMHNVYSHATGAPPFPNNSLVKPPYVRPTSLTSLSPVEVYRQQHEVTASGDNVPAPFMTFEDTGFPPEILREIHAAGFASPTPIQAQTWPIALQSRDIVAIAKTGSGKTLGYLMPAFILLRQRHNNSQNGPTVLVLAPTRELATQIQDEVLKFGRASRVSCTCLYGGALKGPQLKELDRGADIVVATPGRLNDILEMKKIDFQQVSLLVLDEADRMLDMGFEPQIRKIVDQIPPNRQTLMYTATWPKEVRKIASDLLVNPVQVNIGSVNELAANKSITQYVEVVPQMEKQRRLEQILRSQEQGSKIIVFCSTKRLCDQIARSIGRTFGAAAIHGDKSQGERDWVLNQFRSGKSPVLVATDVAARGLDIKDIRVVVNYDFPTGVEDYVHRIGRTGRAGATGVSYTFFSEQDWKYAADLIKVLEGANQQVPPEVREIALRGGPGFGKDRNPMNRFDSGGPVNGAAGRWDSGGRDGIRDGGFGGRGSMRDGGFGGRGGFGGRGGMRDGNFGGRGSMRDGNFGGRGGPRDGAGSGRGGRGDFFSGPGNRGRGFGGPGGGNVGRGRNGSGPQDRFNSMDGRGGRGRGRFDNRVDFPDRSRGRNYSRSPDRVRTWDINRSRSRSRSRSISRSRSRSWTRSRSRSRSWSRGRSRSYSHSRSHSRNRSRSPSYERYERPPRVSKFDMKDPVPESVVPPVPEMVPTSPETQVNVYPDTKPKLPVVEQTGLVDTQGGGGDPSHHSLI; this comes from the exons ATGGCAACAGAGGAGCCGGCTGGTCCACGGTATGCGCCAGATGATCCTACACTGCCTAATCCGTGGAAGGGTTTGATTGATGGTAGCACGGGTTTGTTATACTACTGGAATCCTGAAACTAACGTTACCCAGTATGAAAAACCGGCTTCTTTGCCTCCGCCCTTGCCATCAGGCCCGCCTCCTGCTACTGCCACACCAAAGCTGGCTGCAATTCCTGTTGCTCATTCAGTGCAACCGAAGGGAGTGATGCCTCAGGATGGACAGCAGATAACGCAAGCTCCACAACAGCACGGGTCGCAAGTGAGCCAGTTTTCTCAACAGCATGGACATCTAATGGCACAACAGATGAATCCGACATCATATGCTCAACAGCAGGGCTCACAAATGGCTCAACCTGGACATCAACAGAGTTCACTATTGGGACAGGCCATGCAACAGCATGGGCAAATGATGCAGCATCCGGGTCAGCAAATGCCCCAGCCGCAAGTGCATCAAGGGCAGCAAATGCCTCAGCAACTGGGACAACACACACCACAGGGTCATGCGTCACAAGGGCAGCAAAGGCTTCAACAACTGGGACAACACACACCACAGAGTCATGGGTCACAAATGCATCCGTTTGCACATCAGCAGATGCATTATAGGCCTTATCAGCAAAGCATTCCTCCCCAAGGGCAACAGAGTCCACAACCGCAAACTCTGCATAGTGCACAAGCGCAACCACTGGCAAATCAACAAGAATATAAAGCTGCATTCCCCCAGAGGGAGGAAGATGATTTTCAACAAAGAAATCAAATTGGTGTTTCTCCATCCCGGTTTCAACAAGCGGGAGCCTCATCTGTGCAGAATCTTCCTACTGGGACCAATCCAGTACAAATGCCACAGAGGTCTGTTCATCAAGGCCCAACCCAACAATTTGGCGGCCCCTTGGGAAACATGCAACATCCTTCCTCTTTTGGTCACTTGCAGCAACCAGGGGCTGATTTGGCTCACCATCAACATGGTTCTAGGTTCCAAAGTCAAATGGACCCAGCAATGATACACGGTCAGCAGTCAAATGTGCCTCCTGTTGGATTAAGAATGGGTCATGAAAATAATTTCCATGGTCGAGGTGGAAATGACTATTACTTCAATAGTAACAATGAAGGGACGACAGGTCCTCAGCAGCCCAAGCTTGCATCTATTCCGATTGCTAAAAGCCAGCAG gagATGAGTGGTGGCCCTCCATTTCAAAATGCTACACCTGGTCATTCCAACGCCCTGAATACAATGCCAGGTCATTCCATGCATAACGTGTACAGTCATGCAACAGGTGCTCCACCATTCCCAAATAACTCTTTGGTGAAGCCCCCTTATGTCAGACCTACAAGTCTTACTAGTCTCTCACCTGTTGAAGTTTATCGTCAACAACATGAAGTTACTGCATCG GGTGACAATGTACCTGCACCATTCATGACATTTGAAGACACTGGTTTTCCTCCAGAGATATTGAGAGAG ATTCATGCTGCTGGCTTCGCATCTCCCACGCCAATTCAGGCACAAACATGGCCAATTGCTCTTCAAAGTAGGGATATAGTTGCAATTGCAAAAACTGGTTCCGGAAAAACTTTGGGCTATTTGATGCCTGCATTCATTCTTCTTAGACAACGCCATAATAATTCTCAGAATGGCCCAACAGTCCTGGTTTTGGCCCCAACACGGGAGCTTGCAACACAGATACAAGATGAGGTTTTGAAATTTGGGCGAGCTTCTAGGGTATCTTGCACG TGCCTGTATGGTGGAGCTCTGAAGGGCCCTCAGCTAAAAGAGTTAGATCGTGGAGCAGACATAGTGGTGGCAACTCCTGGTCGTCTTAATGACATACTGGAAATGAAGAAAATTGATTTTCAGCAAGTTTCTCTACTTGTACTTGATGAAGCAGATCGAATGCTTGACATGGGTTTTGAACCTCAAATCCGTAAAATCGTGGATCAAATACCCCCGAACAGACAAACTCTTATGTACACAGCAACATGGCCCAAAGAAGTAAGAAAGATAGCAAGTGATCTTCTTGTTAATCCTGTACAAGTGAATATTGGCAGCGTTAATGAGCTTGCTGCAAACAAGTCTATCACACAG TACGTTGAAGTTGTCCCACAAATGGAGAAGCAAAGGCGTTTGGAGCAGATCCTGAGATCCCAAGAACAAGGTTCTAAGATCATTGTCTTTTGTTCCACCAAGAGGTTGTGTGATCAGATTGCACGTAGTATTGGACGCACTTTTGGGGCTGCTGCAATTCACGGGGACAAGTCTCAAGGTGAGCGAGACTGGGTTTTAAATCAGTTCCGGAGTGGAAAATCCCCGGTATTAGTTGCCACTGACGTTGCTGCTCGTGGGCTTGACATCAAAGATATAAG GGTGGTGGTAAACTATGATTTCCCTACTGGTGTTGAAGACTATGTTCACCGAATTGGAAGAACTGGGAGGGCTGGCGCAACGGGGGTGTCATACACCTTTTTCTCTGAGCAAGACTGGAAATATGCAGCTGATTTGATTAAAGTTCTGGAGGGAGCTAACCAGCAAGTGCCTCCAGAGGTGCGAGAGATTGCTCTACGTGGTGGGCCTGGTTTTGGCAAGGATAGGAATCCAATGAACCGTTTTGATTCTGGTGGGCCTGTTAATGGTGCTGCTGGCCGTTGGGATTCCGGTGGCCGTGATGGAATTAGGGATGGGGGTTTTGGTGGTCGTGGCAGTATGAGGGATGGGGGCTTTGGAGGTCGTGGTGGTTTTGGTGGTCGTGGCGGCATGCGAGATGGCAACTTTGGCGGTCGTGGCAGCATGCGAGATGGCAACTTTGGCGGTCGTGGGGGCCCTAGGGACGGTGCTGGTAGCGGCCGTGGTGGGAGAGGCGATTTCTTTTCTGGGCCTGGAAACAGGGGGCGAGGATTTGGTGGTCCTGGTGGTGGTAATGTTGGTCGGGGTAGAAATGGCAGTGGCCCACAAGATCGGTTCAACAGTATGGATGGCCGTGGGGGACGTGGACGGGGACGATTTGATAATAGAGTTGATTTTCCTGACAGGAGCAGAGGCAGGAACTATAGCCGTAGCCCTGACAGAGTTCGAACATGGGATATTAACAGAAGCAGAAGCCGGAGTCGAAGCCGCAGCATTAGCCGGAGTAGGAGTCGGAGCTGGACCAGGAGTCGGAGTCGTAGCCGGAGCTGGTCCCGTGGCCGTAGCCGCAGCTACAGCCATAGCCGAAGTCATAGTCGCAACCGTAGTCGGAGCCCCAGTTATGAAAGATATGAGAGGCCGCCACGCGtgtcaaaatttgatatgaaggaTCCTGTTCCCGAATCTGTGGTTCCACCTGTACCAGAGATGGTTCCTACGTCCCCAGAGACACAAGTCAATGTATATCCAGACACCAAGCCGAAACTGCCAGTGGTTGAGCAAACGGGGCTAGTGGATACACAGGGCGGAGGAGGAGACCCTTCCCATCACTCATTGATTTAA